Proteins co-encoded in one Mesorhizobium huakuii genomic window:
- a CDS encoding sigma-70 family RNA polymerase sigma factor → MSCHGKKQKENVTYRIFGLQSIEELSVKNSGVPDAPDYLVPLTRKTNDGTTYYRRPELEAEIRRALLRPMQELVSGSTPASDECLLYFLRNFQPNGGRSPTYESILLEFLKRVDQRAIKRTGGIHSERRTEIRGDLRVWFIDKIANQNDLLDVFEFAFNRAIKGKIIDAIRRYQARDAAEIPASVFSSDDDDGDDDGSEAIAARSNLHRRTHAETMLELRDALDQLSDKERRALLATEYLKVDQKEAGRMLGVSARRIRQLLESAYDKLETMKKGAEE, encoded by the coding sequence ATGTCATGCCACGGCAAAAAACAAAAAGAGAACGTGACCTACCGCATTTTCGGATTGCAATCGATCGAGGAATTATCGGTGAAGAACTCTGGAGTTCCTGATGCGCCCGACTATCTCGTTCCACTCACACGAAAGACGAACGACGGCACGACATACTATCGGCGTCCGGAACTCGAGGCAGAGATCCGCCGGGCTCTGCTTCGCCCCATGCAGGAGCTGGTGTCTGGCTCAACACCTGCCTCCGACGAATGCCTGCTCTATTTCCTTCGCAACTTCCAGCCTAATGGCGGTCGCAGTCCTACGTACGAGTCCATCCTGCTCGAATTTCTCAAAAGGGTGGATCAGCGAGCCATCAAGCGGACAGGCGGAATCCACTCCGAACGACGCACGGAAATACGGGGCGATCTGCGGGTGTGGTTCATTGATAAGATCGCAAATCAGAATGACCTGCTCGACGTCTTTGAATTTGCCTTCAACCGCGCCATCAAGGGCAAGATCATCGACGCTATACGCCGCTATCAGGCCCGTGATGCAGCCGAGATTCCAGCGTCGGTGTTCTCTTCAGATGACGACGACGGAGATGACGACGGCAGCGAGGCGATTGCCGCGCGGTCGAACCTGCATCGGCGCACACACGCTGAGACGATGCTCGAACTGCGTGACGCACTTGACCAGCTTTCGGACAAAGAACGTCGCGCCCTTTTGGCAACGGAATATCTTAAGGTCGACCAGAAGGAGGCCGGTAGAATGCTTGGGGTTTCCGCTCGTCGAATACGACAGCTTCTCGAAAGTGCCTACGACAAGCTTGAGACGATGAAGAAGGGAGCTGAAGAGTGA